Proteins co-encoded in one Candidatus Alcyoniella australis genomic window:
- a CDS encoding MFS transporter, whose protein sequence is MNNPSKKKLPRNVRALGVVSLANDAASEMIVPLLPAFVVGVLGLGPAFLGAIEGLAESTASLLKLVSGWYSDRVRRRKPLAVFGYSLSNLLRPLIGLATAGWHVLFLRFFDRVGKGIRTSPRDALLASEVEEGQRGRAFGYQRALDNLGAAIGPLLAAGLLLLFPGNLRLVFVLSIVPGAAAVLILTRYVRERRPEQVVAPPVQTQAEVQGSPLAGGVPRGAFRTYLFAVVLFTLGNSSDVFLVLRAQDLGVSLAQVPLLWMLLSLVRALAGTWGGAVSDRIGRRRTIIVGWGLYAVVYLLLGLATTAWHVWALFAAYGMYYALVEGPERALV, encoded by the coding sequence ATGAATAATCCGAGCAAGAAGAAGCTGCCGCGCAACGTGCGTGCGTTGGGCGTGGTCTCGCTGGCCAACGACGCGGCCTCGGAGATGATCGTGCCCTTGCTCCCGGCGTTCGTGGTCGGCGTGCTGGGACTGGGTCCGGCGTTCCTCGGCGCGATCGAGGGGCTGGCCGAGTCCACGGCCTCGCTGCTCAAGCTGGTTTCCGGCTGGTACTCGGACCGCGTGCGGCGGCGCAAGCCGCTGGCGGTCTTCGGCTACTCGCTGTCCAATCTGTTGCGGCCGTTGATCGGTCTGGCAACCGCCGGTTGGCACGTGCTGTTCCTGCGTTTTTTCGACCGCGTGGGCAAAGGGATTCGGACCAGCCCGCGCGACGCGCTGCTGGCCTCGGAAGTCGAGGAGGGCCAGCGCGGCAGGGCCTTTGGCTATCAGCGGGCTTTGGACAACCTCGGCGCGGCCATCGGGCCGCTGCTGGCCGCGGGCCTGCTGCTGCTGTTTCCCGGCAACCTGCGGTTGGTGTTTGTACTCTCGATCGTTCCCGGGGCCGCGGCCGTGCTGATCCTGACGCGTTACGTGCGCGAGCGGCGTCCTGAGCAGGTCGTGGCGCCGCCGGTCCAGACCCAGGCCGAGGTCCAGGGCTCGCCGCTGGCCGGGGGAGTGCCGCGCGGCGCGTTTCGCACTTACCTGTTCGCGGTAGTGCTGTTCACCCTGGGCAACTCATCGGACGTGTTCCTGGTGCTGCGCGCCCAGGATCTGGGCGTGAGCCTGGCCCAGGTGCCGCTGCTGTGGATGTTGCTTAGTCTGGTGCGCGCCCTGGCCGGAACCTGGGGCGGAGCGGTCTCGGACCGCATCGGCCGTCGCCGCACGATCATCGTCGGTTGGGGATTATACGCCGTGGTCTACCTGCTGCTGGGCCTGGCCACAACTGCCTGGCACGTCTGGGCGTTGTTCGCGGCCTACGGCATGTACTACGCCCTGGTCGAGGGGCCGGAGCGGGCGCTGGT